A stretch of Lactuca sativa cultivar Salinas chromosome 6, Lsat_Salinas_v11, whole genome shotgun sequence DNA encodes these proteins:
- the LOC111882209 gene encoding pre-mRNA-splicing factor ATP-dependent RNA helicase DEAH1 isoform X3 codes for MGSDLKTWVSDRLMSLLGYSQPTLVQYLISLSKKASSPSDIFSNLKDMGVPSSNETRAFAEEIFQKVEHKSSGSNLYRQQEEEAAMLARKQRSYKLLEGDDDDDDKNDHGGSVSVATQSKKVDKHVKRFRKKSENQEDEDDDEGAGILKQERRVKQKASHDNSDESESEEERLRDQIEREELEQHLREKDAARTTKLTEKTLSKREEEEAIRRANALEDDDIGALRKVSRQEYLKKREQKKLEEIKDDIEDEQYLFEGVKLTEAEQRELRYKKQIYDLVKKRSQEDDNVNEYRMPDAYDDEGGVNQERRFSVAMERYRDSKDGDKMNPFAEQEAWEDHQIGKATLKYGSKNKKQADDYNYVFEDQIEFIQGQVMGGVNVDVDEVNEEEYEKAVAKSAHEKLLADRKTLPVYPYRESLLKAVEDHQVLVIVGETGSGKTTQIPQYLHEAGYTKRGMIGCTQPRRVAAMSVAARVSQEMNVKLGHEVGYSIRFEDCTSDKTVLKYMTDGMLLREFLGEPDLQSYSVVMVDEAHERTLSTDILFGLVKDIARFRPDLKLLISSATLDAEKFSDYFDSAPIFKIPGRRFPVEINYTKAPEADYLDAAIVTALQIHVTQPPGDGDILVFLTGQEEIETAEEILKHRTRGLGSKIAELIICPIYANLPTELQAKIFEPTPEGARKVVLATNIAETSLTIDGIKYVIDPGFVKMKSYNPRTGMESLLITPISKASANQRAGRSGRTGPGKCFRLYTAYNYFNDLDDNTVPEIQRTNLANVVLSLKSLGIHDLLNFDFMDPPPAEALLKALELLFALSALNKHGELTKIGRKMAEFPLDPMLSKMIVASDKYKCSDEIISIAAMLSIGSSIFYRPKDKQVHADNARLNFHMGNVGDHVALLKVGL; via the exons ATGGGGAGTGACTTGAAGACATGGGTTTCAGACAGATTGATGTCCCTCTTGGGATATTCACAACCCACACTGGTTCAGTACCTAATTAGTTTAT CTAAGAAAGCATCATCACCTTCTGATATATTTAGTAACCTTAAGGATATGGGAGTGCCATCTTCAAACGAAACACGTGCATTTGCTGAAGAAATCTTTCAGAAAGTTGAACATAAGAGTTCTGGATCAAAT CTTTATAGGCAACAAGAAGAGGAGGCTGCAATGTTAGCCAGGAAACAAAGGAGTTACAAACTTTTGGagggagatgatgatgatgatgataagaatgATCATGGTGGATCTGTTTCTGTTGCCACTCAATCGAAAAAGGTTGATAAACACGTGAAACGATTCAGAAAGAAGAGTGAAAaccaagaagatgaagatgatgatgag GGAGCTGGAATCTTGAAACAAGAAAGAAGGGTTAAACAAAAAGCTTCTCATGACAATTCAGATGAGTCTGAG TCTGAAGAAGAAAGATTGCGTGACCAAATAGAACGAGAGGAATTGGAACAACATCTAAGGGAAAAAGATGCAGCAAGAACAACAAAG CTGACTGAAAAGACATTGTCCAAGAGGGAGGAAG AAGAGGCAATTAGGAGAGCCAATGCCTTGGAAGATGATGACATTGGAGCTTTAAG AAAAGTTTCGAGGCAAGAATATCTCAAGAAAAGGGAGCAGAAGAAATTGGAGGAAATCAA AGATGATATAGAAGATGAACAATATTTATTTGAGGGTGTCAAGCTAACTGAAGCTGAACAACGTGAGCTAAG ATACAAGAAGCAAATATATGATCTAGTTAAGAAGAGatctcaagaggatgataatGTTAATGAG TATCGTATGCCTGATGCTTATGATGATGAAGGTGGAGTAAATCAAGAGAGAAGATTCTCTGTAGCTATGGAACGCTACAG AGATTCAAAAGATGGAGATAAGATGAATCCATTTGCTGAACAAGAAGCATGGGAGGATCATCAGAtcg GAAAAGCGACACTAAAATATGGATCAAAGAACAAAAAGCAAGCTGATGATTATAA TTATGTGTTTGAGGATCAGATTGAGTTCATACAGGGACAAGTCATGGGTGGTGTAAAT GTTGATGTTGATGAAGTAAATGAAGAGGAATATGAAAAAGCTGTAGCAAAATCAGCACATGAGAAGCTTCTT GCAGACAGAAAAACTTTACCTGTGTACCCGTATCGGGAATCTTTGCTGAAAGCTGTTGAAGATCATCAG GTTCTTGTGATTGTTGGAGAAACTGGTTCTGGGAAGACCACTCAGATACCCCAATATCTTCATGAAGCTGGATATACAAAACGCGGAATG ATAGGGTGCACACAACCAAGACGAGTTGCTGCCATGAGTGTTGCTGCTAGAGTTTCTCAAGAAATGAATGTCAAACTTGGGCATGAG GTTGGGTATTCTATACGCTTTGAAGATTGTACTTCTGATAAAACAGTGCTCAAATATATGACTGATGGCATGTTACTACGAGAATTTCTTGGTGAACCTGATCTTCAAAGTTAcag CGTGGTGATGGTGGACGAGGCTCACGAAAGGACATTGTCAACAGACATCTTGTTTGGTTTAGTTAAG GATATCGCTCGATTTCGACCTGACCTCAAGCTGCTCATCTCAAGTGCCACTTTAGATGCAGAAAAATTCAGTGACTATTTCGATTCAGCCCCAATTTTCAAAATTCCAGGAAGACGTTTTCCCGTTGAAATAAACTACACAAAAGCACCAGAAGCCGATTACCTGGATGCAGCAATTGTTACAGCTCTTCAAATCCATGTCACCCAGCCCCCAGGAGACGGGGACATTTTGGTCTTTTTAACCGGCCAAGAAGAAATCGAAACAGCCGAAGAGATCCTCAAACACAGAACCCGTGGTTTAGGTAGCAAAATAGCCGAACTAATAATCTGCCCAATTTACGCAAATCTCCCTACCGAACTCCAAGCCAAAATCTTCGAACCAACTCCCGAAGGGGCCCGCAAAGTCGTCCTCGCCACCAACATCGCCGAAACATCACTAACAATCGACGGAATCAAATACGTGATCGACCCCGGATTCGTGAAAATGAAATCCTACAACCCTCGAACCGGAATGGAATCATTGCTCATTACCCCGATCTCCAAGGCATCCGCGAATCAACGGGCGGGTCGATCCGGAAGAACGGGCCCCGGGAAGTGTTTCCGGTTGTACACCGCGTACAATTACTTCAACGATCTGGATGACAACACTGTTCCCGAGATCCAACGGACTAATCTCGCGAATGTTGTTTTGAGTTTAAAGAGTCTTGGAATCCATGACTTGTTGAATTTTGATTTCATGGACCCACCTCCTGCTGAGGCGTTGTTGAAAGCTTTGGAGTTGCTGTTTGCTTTGAGCGCGCTTAATAAACATGGGGAGTTGACTAAAATCGGGAGAAAAATGGCGGAGTTTCCACTTGATCCCATGTTGTCTAAAATGATTGTGGCGTCTGATAAGTATAAATGTTCGGATGAGATTATTTCCATTGCTGCTATGTTGTCTATTGGAAGCTCTATTTTTTATCGCCCTAAGGATAAACAAGTTCATGCTGATAATGCAAGATTGAATTTTCATATGGGTAATGTTGGGGATCATGTCGCGTTGCTTAAGGTAG